One Coffea eugenioides isolate CCC68of chromosome 2, Ceug_1.0, whole genome shotgun sequence genomic window, GGACATGATAGACGAAAATGTACTAAAGTGTGCACAGATGCATATGAAACTCACAATTATGATCATGTTGGGGCACCCAATTATGTTGAGAATGTAAATTTGAATCTGATAGGATCATCCGATGGCCTATTGCAATCAGATTCACAGCATGGATGCAATAAGGAATTAATGGATAGTAATTGGTTTCAGATCATTCCTCCTGGTCAGGTAATGTATAGcttgcttttatttatttttgtgtgaAGGCATGAAATATAATGGTGCTCTATTTGCATTTGTATAGGCATTAATGTGGGCATGCAATCCTTCATTAATCCAAAGTCATGTACAAAACACTAGCTTGTTAGGAGATGAAAAGTATTCAGGTACATTTTTCCTTCTTCACGCCTAagttttatgttatttatttgcTATGATTATGTGTTGTTGTGGcctttttttaatacaaatcTTGTGATGGTTTTGTAGTGAATGAACCAGATTTCAGCCAAGACCATTAAGGAATTTTATTCTTGAGAGACTACAAATGTTTTTGCACGTCTTTGCTCAAAGCTTTTAGGATGATTTAAGTTTCTTCGAAGGTAGTTTAATACGTTTTGATTGTAAATCTGAACATAATCTCCTTAGTTTGCAATTTCtggtgtttacttgttttaatgtGAATAATTTCAGCTTGCTTGGAAAAAAGTTTGGTGATCAAATTTCAGATATTGTTAGCATCCAAGTGCTCTTGGGTttgtaaaccagaaatttcaatccaaactgAAGCTTTTGATAGTGATATCAGAGCCCTTGATGCTGGTGATCAAATTCTCAAATCAAGTTACTAGCCTTTTGATTGCTTCAGATTTCTGAAGCCAAAGTCTTTGTGCTCTAAATTCAGTTCTTGGCCATGTAATCTTGTCATGCTTAGATAGCTATATCTAGTGTCCTGCCAGCTTAATTTGATGCGTAAGTATCAATTATTAAAAGTTAGTAAATGATATTAAATCTCATTTACAATTCACATTACATTAATTTTGATGCCTTTTGATGCAAGCATATTACAATTTCACCTCTACCccatttatttaacttgtgtgaagtttgaaattttatatttggacaaataatgtattatttatgtttacttttatactattttaatttattttaaatttatttgggataaaacacttttacagtgttttaatttattttagattcggtttggaattatttatttaaatttttattgctTGCTTATGTAATCAAAATTGTGCAAAATTGATTTTCttagaaattacagtggtaaattaataaattaaaattaag contains:
- the LOC113763909 gene encoding uncharacterized protein LOC113763909 isoform X1; translated protein: MKNSSDEAKVSTLVHTFSWSNCCCYKGTKGKTVHSQAKAKTMQKLSFGHDRRKCTKVCTDAYETHNYDHVGAPNYVENVNLNLIGSSDGLLQSDSQHGCNKELMDSNWFQIIPPGQALMWACNPSLIQSHVQNTSLLGDEKYSACLEKSLVIKFQILLASKCSWVCKPEISIQTEAFDSDIRALDAGDQILKSSY
- the LOC113763909 gene encoding uncharacterized protein LOC113763909 isoform X2 codes for the protein MKNSSDEAKVSTLVHTFSWSNCCCYKGTKGKTVHSQAKAKTMQKLSFGHDRRKCTKVCTDAYETHNYDHVGAPNYVENVNLNLIGSSDGLLQSDSQHGCNKELMDSNWFQIIPPGQALMWACNPSLIQSHVQNTSLLGDEKYSVNEPDFSQDH